AAGTGCCGGCGATTGTACACCCGCCAATCAGCTATTCTCGCAAAAATGTAGGAGAATAGCTTGACTAATGTAGTAGGCTATTCAGCATTTCCCGTATCCTGTTATTTCCCTACCAAATCCTCACTAAAATCGGCCATCCACCATGAAAATTGCCATACTCGATGATTACCAGGATGCCGTGCGCGGCCTCGATTGTTTCCCCTTGCTCGATGGCCACGAGGTCAAAGTGTTCAGCAATACGGCGCGGGGACTGGGCCAGCTGGCCATCCGCCTGGCGCCGTTCGACGCGCTGGTGCTGATCCGCGAACGCAGCAGTTTCAACCGCGCCTTGCTGGCGAAACTGCCGAATTTGAAACTGATTTCGCAAACGGGCAAGGTCAGCGGCCACATCGATGTGGCGGCCGCCACGGAGCTGGGCATCGCCATCGCCGAAGGTATAGGCTCGCCCACGGCGCCGGCCGAACTGACGTGGGCGCTGATCATGGCGGCGCAGCGCAAGATAGTGCCGTATGCGCAACATTTACAGGAAGGGCTGTGGCAGACGTCATCCATCGAGCCGGCGCGCAACACGCTCGGTACGGTGCTCAAGGGGCGCACCCTGGCGATCTGGGGCTACGGCAAGATCGGTCAATTGATCGCCGGCTATGGCCGCGCCTTCGGCATGACCATCCTCGTGTGGGGCAGCGAAGCGAGCCGCGCGGCGGCCGTGGCGGCCGGCGATACGGCGGCG
Above is a genomic segment from Janthinobacterium sp. 64 containing:
- a CDS encoding D-2-hydroxyacid dehydrogenase family protein — its product is MKIAILDDYQDAVRGLDCFPLLDGHEVKVFSNTARGLGQLAIRLAPFDALVLIRERSSFNRALLAKLPNLKLISQTGKVSGHIDVAAATELGIAIAEGIGSPTAPAELTWALIMAAQRKIVPYAQHLQEGLWQTSSIEPARNTLGTVLKGRTLAIWGYGKIGQLIAGYGRAFGMTILVWGSEASRAAAVAAGDTAAASREAFFEQADVLTLHLRLSDTTRGLVTSDDLARMKPTSLFVNTSRAELVADGALEAALSQGRPGAAALDVFTDEPLPPGSPLLRLPNVLATPHLGYVERDSYELYFRYALQNIVDFAQGQCTRLLNPGVLQHARQAPQER